One Pantoea trifolii DNA segment encodes these proteins:
- a CDS encoding YidB family protein: MGLLDDLVGSLGNSNGSGQGNQMQQLMAIWNWVQEQGGVEVLLQKFQQGGLGQVLNSWLGSGSNMSIDGGEIQNALGNDQLQSLADKLGTDVHGASGTLAALLPQVIDKLSPQGHIKTSNTQDLGAMVDGLFKR, translated from the coding sequence ATGGGTTTACTGGACGATTTAGTGGGATCGCTGGGAAACAGCAACGGAAGCGGGCAGGGCAACCAGATGCAACAGCTGATGGCTATCTGGAACTGGGTGCAGGAACAGGGCGGCGTTGAGGTGCTGCTGCAGAAGTTTCAGCAGGGCGGACTCGGGCAGGTGCTGAATAGCTGGCTTGGCAGCGGCAGTAACATGTCGATTGATGGCGGCGAGATTCAAAACGCGCTTGGCAATGATCAGCTGCAGTCGCTGGCGGATAAGCTCGGCACCGATGTACATGGTGCGTCCGGTACGCTGGCTGCCTTATTGCCGCAGGTGATTGATAAGCTATCGCCGCAGGGCCACATTAAGACGTCGAATACCCAGGATTTGGGTGCGATGGTGGATGG
- the speB gene encoding agmatinase: MYNTLGNQYDNSLVSNAFGFMRFPLNFQPYESDAEWVITGVPFDAATSGRPGSRLGPGAIRQISTNLAWEGCRWPWDFDLRQRLNVVDCGDLVYAFGDSQDLSDKLQAHAEKLLANGKRMLTFGGDHYVTLPLLRAHAKHFGKMALVHFDAHTDTYSNGPTFDHGTMFFTAPKEGLIDPQHSVQIGIRTEFDKSLGFNVLDAAQVNDRSVDDILAEVKRTVGDLPVYLTFDIDCLDPAHAPGTGTPVIGGLSSDKATKLIRGLQGMNIVGMDLVEVAPGYDHADLTSLAAATLALDMLHVQAANKG, translated from the coding sequence ATGTATAACACCCTGGGCAATCAGTACGATAACTCCCTGGTTTCTAACGCCTTCGGTTTCATGCGCTTCCCGCTGAACTTCCAGCCATACGAGAGTGACGCTGAGTGGGTGATCACCGGTGTTCCTTTCGATGCCGCAACCTCAGGCCGTCCGGGCAGTCGTTTAGGGCCGGGCGCGATTCGTCAGATCTCAACCAACCTGGCGTGGGAAGGCTGCCGCTGGCCGTGGGACTTCGATCTGCGTCAGCGTCTGAACGTGGTGGACTGCGGCGATTTGGTTTATGCCTTCGGCGATTCACAGGATCTCTCTGACAAACTGCAGGCGCATGCCGAGAAACTGCTGGCAAACGGTAAGCGTATGCTGACTTTTGGCGGTGACCACTACGTTACGTTGCCGCTGCTGCGCGCGCACGCTAAGCACTTCGGCAAAATGGCGCTGGTGCATTTCGACGCGCATACCGATACCTATTCCAATGGCCCAACCTTCGATCACGGCACCATGTTCTTCACCGCGCCGAAAGAGGGTTTGATCGATCCGCAACACTCTGTGCAGATCGGCATTCGTACCGAATTCGATAAGAGCCTCGGCTTCAACGTGCTGGATGCCGCGCAGGTCAATGACCGCAGCGTTGATGACATTCTGGCGGAAGTGAAGCGCACCGTTGGCGATCTGCCGGTGTATCTGACCTTCGATATCGACTGCCTCGATCCGGCACATGCACCGGGCACCGGTACGCCAGTGATTGGTGGCCTGAGCAGCGATAAAGCCACCAAGCTGATTCGCGGTTTGCAGGGCATGAACATCGTCGGCATGGATCTGGTAGAAGTTGCGCCGGGTTACGATCACGCCGATCTAACCTCGCTGGCAGCAGCCACACTGGCGCTGGACATGCTGCACGTGCAGGCGGCAAATAAAGGTTAA
- a CDS encoding HlyD family type I secretion periplasmic adaptor subunit, which translates to MIKQLPARLRLVTAAEVDSSDDLLGELRSETHYTGAVRLIVISTALILVTVIWAWFGVLDEVSTGTGKVIPSSRDQVLQSLEGGILTELYVHEGDQVQAGQVVARLDATRSESNVGESAARYRAALAAASRLNAEVNDQPLSFPAELNKFPDLIASETRLYKTRRAQLTDATAQFKESLALANRELAITQRLAKTGAASSVEVLRLQRDKSDLELKLTDMRSQYYVQAREELAKANAEADSMAQVVRGREDTVTRLTIRSPMRGIVKNIKVSTVGGVVPPNGELMNIVPMNDRLLIEARLSPRDIAFIHPGQRAVVKISAYDYAIYGGLNGVVESISPDTIQDEVKPEIYYYRVFIRTDNDYVQNKAGKRFSISPGMVSTVDIKTGEKTVMDYLIKPFNKGKEAMRER; encoded by the coding sequence ATGATCAAACAATTACCGGCAAGACTGCGTTTAGTCACGGCGGCAGAAGTGGATTCCTCCGACGATCTGCTGGGTGAACTGCGATCCGAAACCCATTACACCGGCGCGGTGCGACTGATCGTCATCAGCACCGCACTGATCCTCGTTACGGTGATTTGGGCATGGTTTGGCGTGCTGGATGAAGTCTCAACCGGTACCGGTAAAGTGATCCCCAGTTCGCGCGATCAGGTGCTGCAATCGCTGGAAGGCGGCATTCTCACCGAGCTGTATGTGCATGAAGGCGATCAGGTACAGGCCGGGCAAGTGGTGGCACGTCTGGATGCCACGCGATCGGAATCTAACGTCGGGGAAAGTGCGGCGCGCTATCGTGCGGCATTGGCTGCCGCCTCGCGCCTCAATGCGGAAGTGAACGATCAGCCGCTGAGTTTCCCGGCGGAGCTGAATAAGTTTCCCGATCTGATCGCCTCAGAAACGCGGCTGTACAAAACCCGCCGCGCGCAGCTGACTGATGCCACCGCGCAGTTTAAAGAGTCGCTAGCGCTGGCCAACCGCGAGCTGGCCATCACGCAGCGCCTGGCGAAAACCGGCGCCGCCAGTAGCGTGGAAGTGCTGCGTTTGCAGCGCGATAAATCGGATCTGGAGCTGAAACTCACCGATATGCGTTCGCAATATTACGTGCAGGCGCGCGAGGAGCTGGCGAAAGCCAATGCCGAAGCCGACAGCATGGCGCAAGTTGTGAGAGGACGCGAAGACACGGTGACGCGATTAACCATCCGTTCGCCGATGCGCGGCATCGTGAAAAACATCAAAGTCTCGACCGTGGGCGGCGTGGTGCCACCGAATGGCGAGCTGATGAACATCGTGCCAATGAACGATCGGCTGCTGATTGAGGCACGCCTGTCACCGCGCGATATCGCCTTTATTCATCCCGGCCAGCGGGCGGTAGTGAAGATCTCAGCTTATGACTACGCCATTTATGGCGGCCTGAACGGCGTGGTGGAGAGCATCTCGCCGGATACCATTCAGGATGAGGTGAAGCCGGAAATTTACTACTACCGCGTGTTTATCCGCACCGATAACGACTATGTGCAGAATAAAGCCGGTAAGCGCTTCTCCATCAGTCCCGGCATGGTTTCTACCGTGGATATTAAGACCGGTGAGAAGACGGTGATGGATTATCTGATCAAGCCGTTTAATAAGGGGAAGGAGGCGATGCGGGAGCGGTGA
- a CDS encoding type I secretion system permease/ATPase, giving the protein MTQLQIPDAPDSASGGNVPLHGWATAIILIATHYRLPCSPGMIMAAAEWQGKQSRDKALRHLARQAGLSLQLYEENKWEITSWRLPLAIELADGQVGVITQFDGNDEVRVHFAGDEQPAPIALETLLPEIRFAAALRPVTAAKDSRVDRYLATVKPDWLRRLVLHDLRPYGYVMLGSFLINLLALVGIIFSMQVYDRVIPAQSYPTLYVLYIGVIISVVFTYILRVGRDHVTDLLGKRADMRVSDRVFGHALRLRNSAVPRSTGTFISQLRELEAIREMVTSTTVTAIVDMPFFLLFMLVMAIIAPQLAWIAPVAVLLMILPGVLSQKKLSKLAQQNLKESTLRNAVLVESVQGLEDIKLMQAEDRFLQQWNSYIRITAQSGVEMRKVMHSLITWGVTVQGLVYASVIVIGAPMVINGDITTGAIVAASLLSSRMIAPMATLCGVLARWQQVKAAKGSLDALMNLPVENSKDETRIHTPVLFGHYQFTDAMFRYYTDSLNIALRIKSLTIKPGERIAVLGRNGSGKSTLLQAMIGGIDLVGGELRLDNLSLPHIDVADVRRNVGLLTQNARLFHGTLRENLTMGAAHATDDAIFGALTVSGGADFIRRLPLGLDHPIMEGGVGLSGGQRQSLLLARMLLRDPNIILLDEPTAALDDHTEKEFIERLGQWLNGRTLIVATHRAAILALVDRVLVLKEGQLVMDSPKENALPAPRANGIPPEAQS; this is encoded by the coding sequence ATGACGCAATTACAGATCCCCGACGCGCCCGACAGCGCGTCCGGGGGAAACGTGCCCTTACACGGATGGGCCACCGCGATCATCCTGATTGCCACCCATTATCGCTTGCCCTGTTCGCCGGGTATGATCATGGCTGCTGCCGAATGGCAGGGCAAACAGTCGCGCGATAAAGCATTGCGCCATCTGGCGCGCCAGGCCGGTTTATCGTTGCAGCTGTATGAAGAGAACAAGTGGGAGATCACCAGCTGGCGCTTGCCGCTGGCGATCGAACTGGCCGACGGTCAGGTGGGCGTGATCACCCAGTTTGATGGCAATGATGAAGTGCGGGTGCATTTCGCGGGTGATGAACAGCCCGCGCCGATTGCGCTGGAAACCTTGCTGCCGGAAATCCGTTTTGCCGCCGCGCTGCGTCCGGTTACCGCAGCCAAAGACAGCCGCGTCGATCGCTATCTCGCCACGGTGAAACCGGATTGGCTGCGCCGTCTGGTGCTGCACGATCTGCGGCCGTACGGCTACGTGATGCTCGGATCCTTCCTGATCAACTTGCTGGCGCTGGTCGGCATTATCTTCTCGATGCAGGTGTACGATCGGGTGATTCCGGCGCAGTCCTATCCCACGCTCTACGTGCTGTATATTGGCGTGATCATCTCGGTGGTGTTCACTTACATCCTGCGCGTCGGGCGCGATCACGTGACCGATCTGCTGGGCAAGCGCGCCGATATGCGCGTCTCCGATCGGGTATTTGGTCACGCGCTGCGGCTGCGAAACAGCGCGGTGCCGCGTTCGACCGGCACCTTTATCTCGCAGCTGCGCGAGCTGGAAGCGATCCGCGAAATGGTCACCTCAACCACAGTGACCGCGATTGTCGATATGCCGTTCTTCCTGCTGTTCATGCTGGTGATGGCGATTATCGCGCCGCAGCTGGCGTGGATTGCGCCGGTGGCGGTGCTGCTGATGATCTTGCCGGGCGTACTGAGCCAGAAAAAGCTTTCGAAGCTGGCGCAGCAAAACCTGAAAGAGTCGACGCTGCGTAATGCGGTGCTGGTGGAGAGCGTGCAAGGGTTGGAGGATATCAAGCTGATGCAGGCGGAAGATCGCTTCCTGCAACAGTGGAACAGCTACATTCGCATTACCGCGCAATCCGGCGTGGAGATGCGCAAAGTGATGCACTCGTTGATTACCTGGGGCGTCACCGTGCAGGGCTTGGTGTATGCCAGCGTGATTGTGATCGGTGCGCCGATGGTGATCAACGGCGACATCACCACCGGTGCGATTGTGGCGGCGTCGCTGCTCTCTTCACGCATGATTGCGCCGATGGCCACGCTGTGCGGCGTGCTGGCGCGCTGGCAACAGGTGAAAGCGGCGAAAGGCAGCCTTGATGCGCTGATGAATTTGCCGGTGGAAAACAGCAAAGATGAAACGCGCATTCACACGCCGGTGCTGTTTGGTCACTACCAATTCACTGACGCAATGTTCCGTTACTACACCGATTCGCTGAACATCGCGCTGCGCATTAAAAGCCTGACCATCAAACCGGGCGAGCGCATCGCGGTGCTGGGACGTAACGGATCGGGCAAATCAACCTTGCTGCAGGCGATGATCGGCGGCATCGATTTGGTCGGCGGTGAACTGCGGCTGGACAACCTCAGCCTGCCGCACATAGATGTAGCGGATGTGCGACGCAACGTGGGCCTGCTGACGCAAAACGCGCGCTTGTTCCACGGCACGCTGCGAGAAAATCTCACCATGGGCGCGGCGCACGCCACTGATGATGCCATCTTCGGCGCACTCACCGTCAGCGGCGGCGCGGATTTCATTCGTCGTCTGCCGCTCGGCCTTGATCATCCGATCATGGAAGGCGGCGTCGGGCTTTCTGGTGGTCAGCGTCAGTCGCTGCTATTGGCGCGCATGCTGCTGCGCGATCCCAACATTATTCTGCTGGATGAGCCGACGGCGGCGCTTGACGATCATACCGAGAAAGAGTTTATCGAACGGCTCGGACAGTGGCTCAACGGCCGCACCTTGATCGTGGCGACGCACCGTGCGGCGATCCTCGCGTTGGTGGATCGTGTGCTGGTGTTGAAAGAGGGACAACTGGTGATGGATAGCCCGAAAGAGAACGCCTTGCCGGCACCGCGTGCGAACGGCATTCCGCCGGAGGCGCAATCATGA
- a CDS encoding TolC family outer membrane protein, which yields MELMHSGATFRRSFKLGVLCAGMALLYSSQLLAASEALTRAGQITSAGLAQQQELPSLTGEVAEPALANVPDFLTINQAVQRAIQWHPDIAQAVGKMLEQANQVDVAKAKYYPQISAGMNNGYSNAYSEKGFSPSFVLSVSQMLYDFGKVSSSVRSAEAGVAQEQANVLVSIDTVAHDTAAALVEVQGYQQLVIIAQQQLTALSKIGDLARQRNEEGAASLSDATQTDARIEGARTTLTQYQANLDRWRATLATYLGWPLVKKVSDDFPTKLTQSCQVAKADDKLNPSVLAAWAQANQAQAKLDNANAQNMPTISLEPQVTHYLNNHYSGSETLDRTQYSAFVKVEMPLYQGGGITASRDAAANALQAANAAVNSARLKARQQLSESQNESQSLSLSLAIMGRQQALGEKTQSLYQDQYLQLGTRPLLDVLNAEQEVFQTRFTLQQTISQLRSLQLDCLYSTGHMRSAFALNNQRIQSVEIQP from the coding sequence ATGGAACTGATGCACTCAGGCGCAACTTTTCGCCGTTCGTTTAAGCTCGGCGTTCTCTGTGCGGGCATGGCTTTACTTTACAGTTCTCAACTTTTAGCGGCCAGTGAGGCGTTAACCCGCGCGGGGCAAATCACCTCAGCAGGTTTAGCGCAACAGCAAGAACTGCCTTCATTAACCGGTGAGGTGGCGGAACCCGCCCTCGCTAATGTCCCCGATTTTCTGACCATCAACCAGGCGGTGCAGCGCGCCATTCAGTGGCATCCCGATATCGCGCAGGCGGTAGGGAAAATGCTGGAGCAGGCCAATCAGGTTGATGTGGCGAAAGCCAAATATTATCCGCAAATCAGCGCGGGCATGAACAACGGCTACAGCAACGCTTACAGCGAAAAGGGTTTCAGCCCGTCGTTTGTGCTGTCGGTTTCACAGATGCTGTATGACTTTGGCAAGGTCAGCAGTTCAGTACGATCCGCCGAAGCGGGCGTGGCGCAGGAGCAGGCCAACGTGCTGGTGAGCATTGATACTGTGGCGCACGATACCGCCGCAGCGCTGGTGGAAGTGCAGGGTTATCAGCAACTGGTGATCATTGCGCAACAGCAGCTCACGGCGCTGAGCAAGATTGGCGATCTGGCGCGCCAGCGTAATGAAGAGGGCGCGGCATCGCTTTCGGATGCCACGCAAACCGATGCGCGTATCGAAGGTGCGCGAACCACCTTAACGCAGTATCAAGCCAACCTCGACCGCTGGCGCGCCACGCTGGCGACCTATCTTGGCTGGCCGCTGGTGAAAAAAGTCAGCGACGATTTCCCCACCAAACTCACCCAATCCTGTCAGGTGGCGAAAGCCGATGACAAGCTCAATCCGTCGGTGCTGGCCGCCTGGGCGCAGGCTAATCAGGCACAGGCCAAACTCGATAATGCTAACGCGCAAAACATGCCGACCATCTCGCTGGAACCGCAGGTGACGCATTATCTCAACAATCACTACTCCGGCAGCGAAACGCTGGATCGCACGCAATATTCGGCATTTGTGAAAGTGGAAATGCCGCTTTATCAGGGCGGCGGCATCACCGCCAGCCGTGACGCAGCCGCCAATGCGCTGCAGGCGGCCAATGCCGCGGTTAACTCGGCGCGGCTTAAAGCGCGTCAGCAGCTGAGCGAGTCGCAAAACGAATCGCAAAGCCTGTCGCTCAGCCTGGCGATCATGGGACGGCAACAGGCGCTGGGCGAGAAAACCCAGTCGCTCTATCAGGATCAGTATCTGCAACTCGGCACGCGTCCGCTGCTGGATGTACTCAACGCCGAGCAGGAAGTGTTCCAGACCCGTTTTACACTCCAGCAAACCATCAGCCAGTTGCGCTCACTGCAGCTCGATTGCCTCTACAGCACCGGGCATATGCGGTCAGCGTTTGCCTTGAATAATCAGCGGATCCAGTCCGTGGAGATCCAGCCATGA